The Diachasmimorpha longicaudata isolate KC_UGA_2023 unplaced genomic scaffold, iyDiaLong2 ctg00000101.1, whole genome shotgun sequence genome window below encodes:
- the LOC135171769 gene encoding uncharacterized protein LOC135171769 encodes MIGCFRLAGSPETPGVEITRLEGGNGILTTKYANLRIYHTVWNMITHIDITKFLEKKQILTRHWLGMKGICTQLRGNCNFEDQLDQVINRLDILDGTHRHMRELLAETPERSKRAVLGFVGKISKILFGTMDEDDADYYDQYIESLQNTTRETLALLANQTHIIRSEFESIHQTIQGLTKEIKTLNATVYVAIGNILERIDTIGINGKMASLISAFDAELSEYELDTQMLINAILFAKRGQLHPSIMSPENILDAANEVIQHNRGAEFPVPLEIPYITELLKLADLTAYFHKEKVVFVITIPILELTKYIAYRHLTLPTKINNTSTSLVAFITPSYPYTAISEEANTYLKLDSEDINHCKTGMIGLICKTARPLYEVNGNKDCEVQMISNPRFSSSEICDVRVKSMDRTYWARIGNSNTWVFSVVTEDEIRVKCTRREPATIIITGTGTVTLAPDCEIRSRSVTPTPFQELTSKFDLKFVDRAIFDIPTLLNKTIRGLGRNNLTEILGDIGLLQTVQVGQNDEDSVTRDSLGLQVIIDKARALSRQGDTNRRLRRVEHGLGYAGISLGILGVITAACWKFSLWSKVATLCGGVGVCSGTRSRENEPHRPRTRTPSPQAPPRRSRARKTNQEVHLPMKTLARGVRPGPTATITEIVELDEHLEPVEPSRPVETAAPLTTQLALIPQNRVTHTQQYQALPMISGPPERTGAQGWQIVSPYWNGEMSYSRPPLQHYVGGWVAIVLSGECDVLASANASCLKIDAQTLTIVITQVTSQQGSNQAVSGLLARPVYCVTV; translated from the exons ATGATTGGATGTTTCAGGCTCGCAGGGAGCCCGGAAACTCCAGGCGTGGAAATCACACGATTAGAGGGAGGAAACGGAATCCTAACCACTAAATATGCGAACCTGCGAATCTATCACACGGTGTGGAATATGATTACACATATCGACATAACAAaattcctagagaaaaaacaaatcctcACACGACACTGGTTGGGAATGAAAGGGATCTGTACCCAACTACGAGGCAATTGTAATTTTGAAGACCAATTAGACCAGGTAATTAATCGGCTCGATATATTAGACGGTACTCATCGACACATGAGAGAATTGTTAGCAGAAACACCGGAGAGATCGAAACGAGCGGTCCTCGGATTTGTCGGGAAAATAAGCAAGATTCTTTTCGGGACAATGGACGAAGATGACGCGGACTATTACGACCAATACATAGAATCCCTACAGAACACAACTAGGGAAACCCTAGCCCTTCTGGCGAATCAAACGCACATTATTCGATCCGAATTCGAATCAATCCACCAAACTATTCAAGGTCTAACTAAAGAAATTAAGACCTTGAACGCGACAGTCTACGTAGCCATCGGAAACATCCTCGAACGTATCGACACTATAGGGATTAATGGGAAAATGGCGAGCCTTATATCAGCTTTCGATGCGGAACTGAGCGAATATGAGCTCGACACCCAAATGCTGATTAACGCCATCCTATTCGCGAAAAGAGGACAATTGCACCCGTCAATTATGTCGCCAGAAAATATCCTGGACGCGGCTAACGAAGTAATTCAACATAATCGGGGGGCCGAGTTCCCGGTCCCCCTAGAAATCCCATATATCACCGAATTATTAAAACTCGCGGATCTGACGGCCTATTTTCATAAGGAAAAGGTCGTATTCGTCATCACGATACCGATACTTGAGCTAACAAAATATATCGCGTATAGACACTTGACATTGCcgacaaaaattaacaatacCTCAACGTCTCTAGTGGCCTTTATAACGCCAAGTTATCCCTACACCGCTATTTCGGAGGAAGCCAATACGTATCTCAAGCTTGACAGTGAAGACATCAACCACTGTAAAACGGGAATGATCGGCCTTATATGCAAGACCGCACGACCCCTATACGAGGTCAATGGGAACAAGGATTGTGAGGTACAAATGATCTCCAATCCCCGTTTTTCGAGCTCCGAAATATGCGATGTACGGGTAAAATCAATGGACCGAACATATTGGGCCCGAATAGGAAATTCCAACACATGGGTTTTTTCCGTCGTCACGGAAGACGAAATACGGGTAAAATGCACAAGACGCGAACCCGCCACGATCATCATTACGGGAACCGGAACAGTCACCCTAGCGCCGGACTGCGAGATTCGATCGCGATCCGTCACCCCCACCCCATTCCAAGAACTGACGTCGAAGTTCGACCTAAAATTCGTGGACCGAGCCATCTTCGACATCCCGACCCTACTAAACAAGACAATACGCGGACTCGGACGGAACAATTTGACGGAAATCTTAGGCGATATAGGCCTACTACAAACGGTACAGGTTGGACAGAACGACGAGGACAGCGTCACAAGGGACAGTCTCGGGCTGCAAGTCATTATCGATAAAGCGCGAGCGCTGTCCAGACAAGGTGATACAAACAGAAGACTGAGGAGGGTTGAACACGGGTTAGGATACGCGGGGATTTCGCTAGGAATTCTTGGGGTGATTACCGCGGCATGTTGGAAATtctccctatggtcgaaggtcGCGACGCTATGTGGGGGAGTTGGGGTTTGTTCAGGTACTCGAAGCAGGGAGAACGAGCCCCACCGACCGAGAACCAGGACCCCATCGCCGCAGGCGCCACCACGACGATCACGCGCGAGAAAAACAAACCAAGAAGTACACCTTCCGATGAAGACGCTCGCTCGAGGAGTACGACCGGGGCCTACAGCCACCATCACGGAGATTGTGGAGCTGGACGAACACTTGGAGCCTGTCGAACCAAGTCGCCCAGTCGAGACAGCCGCCCCCCTCACCACTCAGCTTGCGCTGATTCCCCAAAATCGAGTCACGCACACCCAACAATATCAGGCCCTTCCGATGATCAGCGGGCCGCCGGAACGAACAGGAGCCCAGGGTTGGCAGATCGTCAGCCCATACTGGAACGGGGAGATGTCTTACTCCAGACCACCCCTCCAACACTACGTGGGAGGATG GGTAGCAATAGTTTTATCAGGGGAGtgtgacgtattggcctccgccaatgcgtcgtgtttgaaaatcgatgcccagacattg accattgtcaTCACCCAAGTGACGTCACAGCAGGGATCAAATCAAGCAGTTTCAGGGCTTTTGgcacgtccagtatactgtgtgactgtatga
- the LOC135171771 gene encoding uncharacterized protein LOC135171771 has protein sequence MKPSTEQINERTILSEIAQIYDPLGLIGPVIIRAKIFIQELRLLKIGWDDPLPLSHIKRWKQFREEFPNLDQISIPRWLQTPSTSSNIQLHGFADASNQAMGAPVYIRVDNHQSEPLVILVSAKTKVAPLKKMTIPRLELTAAVILTNLVIYIRKMLKKENLPLFLWSDSTVALTWINGHPSRWKDIVQNRVIKIQNSLPAAEWKHIRGVENPADCASRGLSPDQLVNHQLWWNGSSWLKSSMENWPSLSSTSIESTAEAALEERPVSAHPVLLNLELLRISASVLRVINNMRREPVPRELDLLSEELEETGIFWINYTQQESFGPVINRLLNGQDIANNHPMAPLIPYLDENQTIRLGGRLKRSSLQPGPRDPSILPRKSRLTSLLIEEAHRKTFHGGVQATLAPIRHKYWIIGGRHPVKSHIRKCVICARHRAIRGQLPPRRITSARPFKHAGVDYAGPIKISKWRGSGARQYHGYIAVFVCLATSAIHLELLTDLTSQAFIETYKRFIGRRGICATLSSDNAKTFMGADNELGRLLDDSRKEIHYIINELASNGTKWIFIPPQSPHMGGKWEAAVKSVKFHLKKLTGNLVLTYGELNTLIIQIEAQRYSRPLCALSDDPDDCRALTPRHFIIEEPINAVPELSLINQEMEGLTRWKMIARITQQFWDRWSRECMHHYQTIYKWKRSTDDIKVGTLVLIIDERYPPTKWPLGRVSRVYPSDDNLTRVVDITTGAGGANTYTRHINKVVPLPVSTEEEVPEDHSSSSDDEGGRNRDVCVCECVCVCAHLFSFTLPGER, from the exons ATGAAGCCATCAACGGAACAAATCAACGAAAGGACAATCCTCTCAGAGATCGCCCAGATTTACGATCCTCTGGGACTCATCGGACCGGTTATCATCAGGGCGAAAATCTTCATCCAAGAGCTGAGGCTTCTCAAAATTGGTTGGGATGATCCACTACCCTTGAGTCACATCAAGCGTTGGAAACAATTCAGGGAGGAATTCCCAAATCTGGATCAAATATCAATCCCACGGTGGCTTCAAACACCATCGACTTCAAGCAACATCCAACTTCATGGGTTTGCTGACGCTTCGAATCAGGCAATGGGCGCCCCAGTATACATCAGGGTGGACAATCATCAATCTGAGCCACTAGTCATCTTGGTTAGTGCAAAAACCAAGGTCGCACCACTTAAGAAAATGACAATTCCTCGCTTGGAATTGACAGCTGCTGTCATCTTAACCAATCTGGTCATCTACATCAGGAAGATGTTGAAGAAAGAGAATCTACCACTCTTTCTCTGGTCTGACTCCACGGTGGCGCTCACATGGATCAATGGACACCCATCAAGGTGGAAGGATATTGTTCAGAATCGAGTTATCAAAATCCAGAACTCATTACCAGCAGCTGAATGGAAACATATCAGGGGAGTCGAGAACCCAGCAGACTGTGCATCACGGGGATTATCACCAGATCAACTAGTAAATCATCAGCTGTGGTGGAATGGTTCATCATGGCTGAAATCATCAATGGAAAACTGGCCATCATTATCATCAACATCAATCGAATCTACGGCAGAAGCAGCACTGGAGGAAAGACCAGTGTCTGCACATCCTGTGTTACTGAATCTGGA GTTGCTCAGGATCTCGGCGAGTGTCCTGAGAGTCATCAACAACATGAGAAGGGAGCCAGTCCCAAGAGAATTAGATCTCTTGTCAGAAGAACTGGAGGAGACCGGAATCTTTTGGATCAACTATACACAACAGGAGAGTTTTGGACCAGTCATCAATCGCCTCCTCAATGGACAAGACATCGCAAATAATCATCCAATGGCACCGTTGATTCCTTATCTGGATGAGAATCAGACCATTCGCCTAGGCGGGCGGCTGAAACGATCAAGTCTTCAGCCAGGACCCAGGGACCCATCAATTCTACCAAGAAAATCAAGGCTCACATCACTGCTCATCGAGGAGGCTCATCGGAAAACTTTTCATGGAGGAGTACAGGCGACGTTGGCACCCATCAGACACAAATACTGGATCATCGGGGGTCGTCATcctgtaaaatcgcatattcgCAAGTGCGTGATCTGCGCACGACATCGAGCCATCAGGGGACAGCTGCCTCCAAGAAGAATCACATCAGCACGGCCATTCAAACACGCAGGAGTGGACTACGCAGGTCCTATCAAAATCAGCAAATGGAGAGGATCAGGAGCTCGACAATATCATGGGTATATAGCAGTTTTTGTGTGTCTTGCCACATCGGCAATTCACCTTGAACTACTCACAGATTTAACATCACAGGCATTCATCGAGACATACAAACGATTCATTGGAAGGAGAGGTATCTGTGCTACACTTAGCAGTGATAATGCTAAGACATTCATGGGAGCAGACAATGAGCTGGGCAGGCTTTTAGACGATTCAAGGAAGGAAATTCATTACATCATCAACGAACTCGCATCAAATGGCACAAAATGGATCTTCATCCCACCGCAATCACCCCACATGGGTGGGAAATGGGAAGCTGCGGTGAAATCTGTGAAATTTCATCTAAAAAAACTCACGGGGAATTTGGTACTCACGTACGGGGAACTCAATACACTTATCATTCAAATCGAGGCTCAACGTTACTCGAGGCCCCTCTGCGCTCTATCAGACGATCCTGATGACTGCAGAGCCCTCACACCTAGACATTTCATCATTGAGGAACCCATCAACGCAGTTCCAGAGCTATCACTTATCAATCAGGAAATGGAAGGTCTCACAAGGTGGAAAATGATCGCAAGGATAACtcagcaattctgggacaggtGGTCTCGGGAGTGCATGCATCACTATCAAACCATCTACAAATGGAAAAGATCAACGGATGATATCAAGGTCGGAACACTAGTCCTCATCATTGACGAGAGGTATCCACCAACAAAGTGGCCGCTAGGACGAGTATCAAGGGTTTATCCAAGTGATGACAATCTCACAAGGGTGGTAGACATCACCACTGGGGCAGGAGGTGCAAATACCTACACCAGACACATCAACAAGGTGGTTCCGTTACCAGTCAGCACAGAGGAGGAAGTGCCAGAGGATCATTCATCATCCTCCGATGATGAAGGCGGGCGGAAT CGTGACGTCTGTGTGTgtgagtgtgtgtgtgtgtgtgctcaCTTATTTTCCTTCACGCTCCCAGGCGAACGGTAA
- the LOC135171770 gene encoding uncharacterized protein LOC135171770 has protein sequence MSKLTAKIRPFAYDTRTPQELWELNLADRKFLQPGAIDIIIGADSYGKIITHGIMRYNGTGLIAQQTSFGWVVSGPVCCTGCAKKRSLRVTTRTINQQLLDCLKKFWTQEEIPDTVSPVKSKADAECEQHFLETHRRDATGRYTVRLPCKSSSAVLGDTASTAWIRLQKLNRRLAADPEAHTLYRKFIEEYEALDHMQRAPSTSQTRQAYYLPHHGVLRPDSTTTTLRVLFDASHRSSTGVSLNDILHSGPKLQTECSDVLIWLRRHRLVFGADIEKMLRQIRVHHNDWDYQRIFWKDDDGQIIEYQLTTVTYGTSCAPWLSLRVLKQLAIDEGHRFPLALSTFARGRYVDDIYGGAETERHLEKIIKDLFGLCMTSGMPLQKWCSNAPRTLGRLGISAESAPTIEFGESSVKARNFSGDTITKRVILSEIAQIYDPFGLIAPVIITAKIFIQELWLLKIDWDEQIPMTHAKRWRSFREELQRLSSLSIPRWLHLSSGKEIQLHGFAAASTLAMGASGYLRSWPASSGANVKLVCAKTKVAPLKKMTIPRLELTAAVMVTNLMAYVQRALELEDAELYLWSDSSVAIAWINGDPSRWKDFVQNRVLKIQDTLPSAKWNHINGKENPADCASRGISPTELGEHHLWWTGPSWLVQPPEQWVAASSELASTSELSSVVATEAKPPTTSSYPVHIVDEDAPINRISSWNKVARITAWVNRTVNKFEGQPIPDSPQLGTTEIEDGRLFWVKYTQQRYFEREINTLKTARSLAAKHRMATLRPYLENDVIRMGGCLRNSTLDPEEKNPIILPRHSPLSTLIIAEAHQRSFHGGTQLTLAHIRQRYWIIGGRAPVRSHILKCVICARHRAVRAQQLMGQLPSRRVTPSRVFLHPGVDFTGPINILRWRCSGAGKTMYKAYICLFVCFATSATHLELVTDLTAEGFIAAYKRFTSRRGICATLTSDKGLNFIGAEKQLRQIIHQASSESATIKNWLATNATEWRFNPPYSPHMGGKWEAAVKSTKHHLRRVIGNSTLTYEEFTTLLTQVEAILNSRPLCPINNDRQDTTALTPGHFIIGGSLTAIPEPTLEHINTDPLNKWQLITQKVQNFWDHWARECVHRYQQIYRWRKPTDDIKIVSLVRISNEQEPPTRWLLARVIRIHPGQDNLTRVVTLWKGNKEMQRAIHRLPTSSPRGVTQGGWYVQNPAVKRQDDQPDDLGQSPLTIVTRGHDRSRDRYDGQYAIS, from the exons ATGAGTAAGCTCACGGCAAAGATCCGACCATTTGCTTATGACACACGGACTCCCCAGGAACTATGGGAACTCAATTTGGCGGATCGGAAATTCCTACAACCTGGGGCCATTGACATAATCATCGGAGCTGATTCCTACGGGAAAATTATCACGCACGGAATTATGAGATACAACGGAACGGGTCTCATAGCCCAGCAGACATCCTTTGGCTGGGTAGTATCGGGGCCAGTCTGCTGTACAGGCTGTGCTAAGAAGAGGTCACTAAGGGTGACCACACGGACCATCAATCAACAACTATTGGACTGCTTAAAGAAGTTCTGGACGCAGGAAGAAATACCGGATACTGTATCACCGGTAAAGAGCAAGGCTGACGCAGAATGCGAGCAGCATTTTTTAGAAACTCATAGAAGAGACGCAACGGGACGGTATACAGTACGTCTACCGTGTAAATCATCGTCTGCCGTCCTAGGGGATACAGCATCGACGGCTTGGATTCGCTTACAGAAGCTCAACAGGCGATTGGCGGCAGATCCAGAGGCTCACACTCTATACCGGAAATTCATTGAGGAGTATGAGGCCTTGGATCACATGCAACGGGCACCATCGACGTCACAGACACGTCAGGCATACTACTTGCCTCATCACGGAGTGCTGAGACCAGATAGCACGACGACCACATTAAGAGTCCTATTCGACGCTTCACATCGAAGCTCTACGGGAGTGTCACTGAATGATATTCTTCATTCAGGACCGAAACTACAAACGGAATGCTCCGACGTTCTCATCTGGCTTCGTCGGCATCGGTTGGTCTTCGGAGCGGACATAGAGAAAATGTTGCGCCAGATTCGCGTCCATCACAATGATTGGGACTATCAACGAATCTTTTGGAAGGACGACGACGGCCAGATCATTGAATATCAATTAACAACGGTCACCTACGGGACCAGCTGTGCACCTTGGCTGTCTCTTCGAGTGCTGAAGCAGCTGGCAATCGATGAAGGTCATCGATTTCCTTTGGCTTTATCAACGTTCGCACGGGGGCGATACGTTGACGATATCTACGGAGGTGCAGAAACCGAACGGCATttagagaaaataattaaggATCTATTCGGACTCTGCATGACGAGCGGCATGCCACTGCAGAAATGGTGCAGCAACGCGCCACGGACACTCGGACGACTCGGAATATCAGCGGAATCAGCTCCAACCATCGAATTCGGGGAATCATCAGTGAAA GCAAGGAACTTCAGCGGAGACACCATCACCAAACGCGTAATCCTGTCCGAGATTGCGCAAATTTACGATCCTTTCGGACTTATAGCACCGGTCATCATCACGGCAAAAATATTCATACAAGAATTATGGCTGCTCAAAATCGACTGGGACGAGCAAATACCAATGACACATGCAAAACGGTGGAGAAGTTTCAGGGAGGAACTTCAACGGCTGAGCAGCCTTTCAATACCACGATGGCTACATCTTTCATCGGGAAAGGAAATACAACTACACGGATTTGCAGCCGCATCGACCCTAGCAATGGGTGCATCGGGTTATCTTCGCTCCTGGCCAGCATCATCGGGAGCCAACGTCAAGTTGGTCTGTGCCAAAACCAAGGTGGCTCCCCTCAAGAAGATGACCATTCCACGGCTGGAGCTCACGGCAGCTGTCATGGTCACAAATCTAATGGCCTATGTACAGCGAGCTCTGGAACTTGAGGATGCGGAGCTCTACTTATGGAGCGACTCATCAGTAGCCATCGCATGGATCAACGGAGATCCATCACGGTGGAAGGACTTTGTGCAGAACAGGGTTCTCAAGATCCAAGATACCCTGCCCTCTGCCAAGTGGAATCACATCAACGGGAAGGAGAATCCAGCGGACTGCGCATCGAGAGGAATATCACCAACGGAATTGGGGGAGCATCATCTCTGGTGGACTGGCCCATCATGGCTTGTCCAACCACCAGAACaatgggtagcagcatcaTCGGAATTAGCATCCACATCGGAATTATCATCAGTGGTGGCAACGGAGGCGAAACCACCCACCACCAGCTCATATCCAGTGCACATTGTCGACGAAGATGCACCGATCAACCGGATTTCGTCATGGAACAAGGTAGCTCGAATCACAGCCTGGGTGAATCGAACAGTAAACAAATTTGAGGGACAACCAATACCGGATTCTCCACAACTCGGAACAACGGAAATAGAGGACGGAAGACTGTTCTGGGTTAAGTACACCCAACAGCGATATTTCGAACGGGAAATCAACACACTGAAGACTGCAAGATCACTCGCAGCCAAGCATCGTATGGCGACGCTGAGGCCATACCTGGAAAACGACGTCATCCGCATGGGCGGATGTCTACGGAATTCAACATTGGATCCGGAGGAGAAGAATCCAATTATTCTCCCACGTCACTCACCGCTATCAACACTTATCATTGCGGAAGCTCATCAGAGGAGCTTCCACGGGGGAACGCAACTCACGTTGGCACACATCCGGCAAAGGTACTGGATCATCGGAGGACGGGCACCAGTACGCTCACACATATTAAAATGCGTCATCTGCGCACGTCATCGAGCTGTGCGAGCTCAACAGCTGATGGGACAGCTGCCATCGCGACGAGTGACACCATCAAGAGTCTTCCTTCACCCAGGAGTAGACTTCACCGGCCCAATCAACATCCTGAGGTGGAGATGCTCAGGGGCAGGCAAAACAATGTATAAGGCGTACATTTGCCTATTTGTCTGCTTCGCCACATCCGCAACACACTTGGAACTGGTAACAGATCTCACGGCGGAAGGATTCATCGCAGCATACAAGCGATTTACGTCAAGACGGGGAATTTGCGCGACCCTGACCAGTGACAAGGGACTAAACTTCATCGGGGCTGAAAAACAATTACGGCAGATTATCCACCAGGCATCCAGCGAATCAGCAACCATCAAGAACTGGCTAGCAACAAACGCAACGGAATGGAGATTTAACCCGCCCTACTCGCCACACATGGGAGGCAAATGGGAGGCCGCGGTTAAATCCACGAAACACCACTTACGGAGAGTGATAGGAAATTCAACTCTGACGTACGAGGAATTTACGACTCTTCTGACTCAGGTTGAAGCCATCCTGAACTCGAGACCGCTCTGCCCGATAAACAACGACCGGCAAGACACAACGGCATTGACACCAGGGCACTTCATCATCGGCGGATCGCTGACAGCGATTCCAGAACCAACTCTGGAACACATCAACACGGATCCGCTAAACAAGTGGCAACTTATCACGCAGAAGGTGCAGAACTTCTGGGACCATTGGGCACGCGAGTGCGTGCATCGCTACCAACAAATCTATCGGTGGAGAAAACCAACGGACGACATCAAAATTGTTTCGTTGGTTCGCATATCAAACGAGCAGGAACCGCCAACCAGATGGCTCCTGGCTCGAGTCATCAGGATCCACCCAGGACAGGACAACTTGACCAGGGTTGTCACACTTTGGAAAGGCAACAAGGAAATGCAGCGGGCAATCCATCGATTG CCTACATCGTCACCCAGGGGGGTGACGCAGGGCGGGTGGTATGTTCAGAATCCCGCGGTCAAACGTCAGGATGACCAACCGGATGACCTCGGCCAATCACCtttgaccatcgtaacgagaggtcacgatcgatctcgggatcgttacgatggtcagtaCGCCATCAGCTAG